The following nucleotide sequence is from Chroicocephalus ridibundus unplaced genomic scaffold, bChrRid1.1 SCAFFOLD_752, whole genome shotgun sequence.
cccacagcacacacccccccacacagcccagccccacatccccaccccaggacccccccccagccccacctctgGGCCGTCCTGGGGGTCCGGCCGCCTACCctggcccccccccggggcaccgCGCTGGGAGCTCCGCAGCTGTGGGACAaggcgggggtcgggggggggggcagtggggtttggggggtcctggaggggttgaagggtcctgggggggcttggggggggggggggggtgtcctgggcaGGTTTTGGGCTCGGGGGGGAGGGTTCCAAGGGGCCCCCAGGAGGATTTAGGGGGTCCCAGGAGGTTCAGGGGGGtctttgggggggggctgtgggtcccaGGAGGttcgggggggtcccaggggggagTCTGGGGGTCCCAGGAGGTTCAAGGGGTcccaggggaggtttggggggggggtcccaaggggggaTCAGTGATAcccgggggggggtttgggggggggtcctgggaggtGTGAGGGGTCCCAGGTTCCCCACGCTTGGGGGTCCCAGGAGagatttgggggtcccaggggaggttCAGCGACCCCtgaggagggtttgggggtcccaggggagatctgggggtcccaggggaggttCAGCGACCCCtgaggagggtttgggggtcccaggggagatttgggggtcccaggggagatctgggggtcccaggggaggttCAGTGACCCCtgaggagggtttgggggtcccaggggagagttgggggtcccaggggaggttCAGTGacccctgaggaggacttgggggtcccagagagggcttgggggtcctggggaaggTTTGGGGGCCCCAGGGAGGGTTCAGGGGTCCCAGGAGGTttgcgggggggggtccctgggggggggtgtgtccccccccactcACCGGGGCGCCGGGGTCTCCGTGGGGCTGTGCCCGCCCTGGGCTCCCCGTGGGGCTGAGCCAGGGGtcggtgctgggagctgctgcgcCGGGACCCCTgccatggtgggggggggacgacgggggggggggggggtgagctgggagggacccccagcatcccccctgtccccccccaccccggcccacccggccccctgccccacctgccccccgggcccccagcagctcccgcaggcGCCGGTTCTGCTCCCGCAGCCGCTCGGCCTcggcccgcgccgccgccatggcccgGGCACAGGCGGCCAcacggccctggggggggggcgaagggacacccccgggggggacgggacacccccggggatggggacacctgtggggatggggacaccccgtccgggaacccccccccccccccccaaggggcACAGAGGTCGCCCAGGTGACATGGGGACCCCCCAAGGGACACGGgcacccccccccagggacacagggCCCCCCCCGGGTGACACAGAGCCCCCCCCCAGGTGACACAAAGACTCCCTGAGGGAcacagagccccccccccaggtgacaCAGAGCCCCCCCGGGTGACACAATGACTCCCTGAGGGACACAGAGCCCCCCCCGGGTGACACAAAGACTCCCTGAGGGACACAGAGAACCCCCCCCAGGTGACACAGAGCCCCCCCGGGTGACACAAAGAGCCCCTGAGGGACACAGagctcccccgccccccccccccaggcgaCCCAGCCCCCCAAGTGTCCACAAAGACCCCCCAAGGTgacatgccccccccccccacgggtGACTCGGGGACccccgtggggacaggggacgcccTGTGGGGTGACAGAGATCCCGCAGGTGACAtaggagccccccccccccagcgacacagagcccccccccccgcccaaggtGACGCAAAGACCccctgagggacacggggaccgccccccccccagggacacagagCACCCGAAAGGTGTAATGGGGACCCCCCTGAGGGACacgaggacccccccccccccccaacggtgacatgggaccccccccagatgACACAGCCCCCCCCCGACCTGGAGGGGCGCCAGGCgctgccgcagcccccgcagctGCTGCTCtcgccgggccccccccgccgccgcctcccggtaGAGCCGCAGGAGCCCCCCCAGCGCCTGCCGGCCCCCcccggggggcagccccagcgccgccagctcctgggggggggggggacacgcctggcacccccccaccccacccccgacCCACATCTCATCCCCTTGGACCCACAtctcactcccccccccccccccagggaccccccccggtcctgggacccccatctcccccccccccgccttggggacccccccattACCCCCCCTTTGCACtcagagccccccccagccccacaaccccaTCCTGGACCCCAAAataccccatagcccccccccgccccagacgcTGTGACCCCCATCGCTGCCCCCCCTTCCCGCCTCCCGTACCCCTCCTTGCTGCCCCCCAAGACCCCATAaagcccccctgccccccccagaccccatagccccccccaaagcccccccttgctgccccccagacccccccctcaGATCCCATAGCCCCTCCCCAATCCCCTGAACCCCCCCCTTgctgccccccagacccccccccagaccccatagCCCCCTCCAAGCCCCTGTACCCCCTCCTTGCTGCCCCACAGACCTCATAaatcccccctggcccccccccgcAGACCCCATggctcccccccaaccccctgaacccccccccccttgcCTGCTCCAGGGGTCCCAGTTCATCCCCCCCGGGCTCGTCGCCGCCGGGGTCCCCGGGGAGGTcgcggggggggcggctgggtcgtcgtccccccccggggacaggcagagcccggccgccgccgccgccagcagcacctcgggggctgggaggggggaaccAGGCGTTCGGGACCCCCCCCTCGGACCTTGACCCACCCCCGcgggcacccccaaaccccccccccccccgttacctggggagggggctcggcCCGGGCTGGCCATGGCCCCGCTGCCGGTGCCTGGGGGAGGACGGGCCGGAGGGGGGGGCTCAGCtgtccccccatcctgccccatagGCCCCCCCTCGAGGCTCCTCTGCCCCCCCCGAAAGGCATCACTACCCCCCAACCTGCCCCGTGGGCCCCCCCGAGAGCACTGCTgccccccccaacctgccccatggaccccccagaaccccccccaaccaccccacAGCCTCCCAAAAGGCTGCTGTGCCCCCACCCGAGGACATTCctgccccccaacctgccccatgtcccctccccgaacccccccaacacaccccacagctcccacaagAGGCCCCTGTGGCTCCCCTGAgacccctgctgccccccaacctgccccaaagccccccagggacccaccaacctgccccacggccccccagcctgccccatggccccccctAGAActccccaacagcccccccaaagaagcccctgtgtcccccccgaaAGCATTGCTGCCCCCAAcctgccccatggccccccaaggaccccccccaaacctgccccatgGCCCTCCAACCTGCCCCATGGCCCCCGTAAGAGGCTTCTGCTGCCCCCAACgtgccccaaagccccccacagccccccagcctgACCCCTGGCCCACTCTGAggcccctgctgccccccaacTTGCCCCATGGCCCCCTCCCAGGGCACTGCTGCCCCCTAACCTGTCCCAAAAGCCCCCCCCAAGAACCCCCCAGCCTGACCCACAGGCCCCAAACCCACCCCTAAAGCCCCCTTCCAGGGCACTGCTGCCTCCCaacccaccccactgcccccccagcctgccccacggcCCACTCTGAGGCCCCTGCTGTCCCCCgacctgccccacagccccccaaggccccccccaacccaccccacTGCCCCTCCAGCCTGACCCACGGCCCACTCTGAggcccctgctgccctccagcctgCCCCAAAGCCCCCAAGGACACCTCAACCCGCCTCACAGGCCCCAAACCGGCCCCTAAAGCCCCCTCCAGGgcgctgctgccccccagcctgccccatggCCCACTCCGAGGGCCCTGGTGCCCCTTAACCTGCCCCAAAAGCCCCCCAAGGAACCCCCCCACGGCCGCCCCCGTTCCCGCCCCACCGCTGAGggcccgccaggccccgccccccgccgcgccgcttaAATAgcccgcctggccccgccccccacTCCCCATTGGATGGCGGCCGCGGCCAATGGACGCCGGGCGCGGGGCACGACGGGAGATGTAGTTCCTGGGGGGGAACCGTCCATGGGGCTtatgggggggctgtggggcagatgGGGAGCTATGGGGTACGGGGGAGGCCCATAGGGCAGATGGGGAGCTATGGGGCACTCGGGGGGGGCCCccagggggggctgtggggcactcGGGGGGCTCTGTGGTACATGGTGGGGGGGActatggggctgggcaggaggacgCAGGACCCATGGAGGGGGCCATGGGGTGAAGGGGGGGCTCATGAGGGGGCGAAatatggggctggggacagcttgGGTTGGCGGGGGCACCCCAAATCCATCTATGGGgcacattcccccccccccccaaatctgtgGGACCCCCCCCGACGCCCCAGATCCCCCCTTAGGAGCCCTCCccctcccaaatcccccccactccagccccccagatcccccccagccccatatcccccccccccagcccccccaaatccctcctgcAGCGCTCAATGGGGGGGGGCGGCAGCACTTTAATTCCAGCCGGGGGTACAGAACCccgggagggggggtgggtggggggcaaacagcccccccccatcccacccccccacccccccccaagggGGGTGCGGGGTGTCTCaggccccccccgggggggtgtcggggggcggggggggctccttCTGCACCAGGCGGGGCTCGTCCctcgccgcggggcggggggtgcacCAGCACCCGGTCCAGGAGCCCGAACTCCTGCGCCTCCACGGGGCTGAGGTACCGGTCCCGCTCCATCGCCGCCTCTGAAGTAacgggggggggtcgggggggtcaggggggggttgctgtgggggggttggggccggggggggctggggggggggtctcaccgaTGACGGCCAGGGGCTGCCCGGTGTGTTTGGCGTAGAGGCCGTTGATCTGGCGCTTGAGCTGCAGGATCTCCTCCGCCTGGATGGCGATGTCGGTGgcctggccctgggggggggcaggaaacGGatcaccgggggggggggtttgggtgatcccaaacccccccccacaccccggagGGGcctgaaccccccccccaggggcccCATCCTGTCCACAGGGGGGGGGATCCCCGAGTCGGAGGGGGGGTGTGTCCCATCTTCCCTACCCccttggggtgcccccccccccccggtacccTTTACTCCCACAGGGtgtgttgcccccccccccgccgttgcccccccaccccacacccaccccccacccccccccaccatgggttGGTGCCCCCCACTGCCCACCCCCCCATGGGGTGCCCCCCCCTTGTACCTGTGCCCCCACCGACAGCTGTCTTGCCCCCCCTCAACGGTTCCTCCCCACCACAGCGTCCCCCCCATaccccttgcccccccccgccatggtgGCCCCCCCTGTACCCCTTGCCCCCCCCACGGTTCCCCCCCGCCACCGTCCCCCCACCCTGAACCCGTGCCCCCCCGAGGGACATCTTGCCCCCTGCCACATGGTTCACCCCCCCATCCATTGCCCCCCCCcgtggtgtccccccccccgtacCCGTTGCCCCCCTGAGGGCTgtcttgccccccgccccccggttTTCCCCCCCTCCGGTGACCCCCCCGTACCCGTGTCCGCCCCCATGGTCCCCCCCTCCTGCACCCGTTGCCCCCCCGAGGGCTgtcttgccccccgccccccggttTTCCCCCCCCTCCGGTGCCCCCCCCCATACCTGTGCCCCCCCCGAGGGCTGTCTTGCCCCCCTCCCACGGTTCCCCCCCTGCCGGTGACCCCCCCGTACCCGTGTCCGCCCCCATggtcccctcctcctgcacccGTTGCCCCCCCGAGGGCTGtcttgccccccccccgccagttTTCCCCcctccggtgccccccccccataCCTGTGCCCCCCCCGAGGGCTGTCTTGCCCCCCTCCCACGGTTCCCCCCCTGCCGGTGACCCCCTCGTACCCGTGTCCGCCCCCATGGTCCCCCCCTCCTGCACCCGTTGCCCCCCCGAGGGCTGTcttgcccccccccgccagtTTTCCCCCcctccggtgccccccccccataCCTGTGCCCCCCCCGAGGGCTGTCTTGCCCCCCTCCCACGGTTCCCCCCCTGCCGGTGACCCCCTCGTACCCGTGTCCGCCCCATGGTCCCCCCCTCCTGCACCCGTTGCCCCCCCCGAAGGGCTGTCGTGCCCCCCCCCCGTACCCGTGCCCCCCCCGAGGGCTGGTGCACCATGATGCGGGCGTTGGGCAGGGCGTGGCGCTGGCCCGGGGCCCCCCcggccagcagcagggagcccATGCTGGCCGCCTGCCCCACGCACCAGGTGCACACGGGGTTCAGCACGTACTGCATCGTGTCGTAGATCGCCAGCCCCGACGTCACCGCCCCGCCTGCGCCGTGACGTCACACTGacgtcacacacacacacacagggccaCACACCCCCCGAGCCACACACCCCCCAGAGCCACGCCCCCTAGGACCCCCTTagaccccccccaagcccctcccatcccccccacaccccccacaaatccccccccaggacccccttaaacccccccagctcccccccacaACCCTTGGACCCCAttacacccccccccagcccccctgacccccccaaacccccttagaacccccccaaaacctctcccatccccccagacccctcagagcccccccaaatccccccaagcCCCCCTTAaacccctcacagccccccccccaaaccccctggGCCCCCTtagacccccccagccctgcccccccaccccctaagACCCCAttagaccccccccagcccccctcccaccTCCTAGGACCCCCTTAGACCCCCCAAGCCTCTCCAATCTCACCCAGACCCCTCAGAGCCCCCCCAAGACCCCCTTAaacccctcacagccccccccccaaaccccctagGCCCCCTtagacccccccagccctgcccccccaccccctaagACCCCAttagacccccccccagcccccctccccacctcctagGACCCCCTTAGACCCCCCCAAGCCTCTCCAGTCTCACCCAGACCCCTCAGAGCCCCCCGAgatcccccccaggacccctgtAAAcacccccccagccaccccccccacaccctagGCCCCCCCTTGGTCCCCCCCCTCACCGGGGCTGTTGATGTACATGTGGATGGGTTTCTTGTTGCTCTCGGACTGCAGGAAGAGCAGCTGGGCGATCACCAGGCTGGCCAGGCTGTCGTCGatctgccggggcgggggggggcggccggtaGGTGCCGGGGGGGCCTTTAGCAGGGTTTGGggcccacccccacccaccccccccctttccccccccagcaCTTACCGGCCCCATGACGCAGATGATGCGCTCCCGCAGCAACCGGGAATAGATGTCGTAGGCTCGCTCCCCCCGGCCCTGCAggaaagtgtgtgtggggggggtgtgtcacGGGGGGGGCTTTTAGGGATCCTGGGGGGGTTCTGAGGGCtcggggggggaggttggggggacTGAGGAGCTCTTAGAGGGTCCTGGGGGGTttctgggggggaaggggagggtttGGGGGACTTTTAGGGGGTCCTGGGAGGGGAAGTTGGGGGGTTCCTGAAGGgtctgggggggtgggagggtttggggggggtctaaGGGGGCCTggtgggggcttggggggctcTAAGGGGGGCTTGGGGGATTCttagggggtcctgggggtgggAGGATTGAGGGGCTCTTAGAGGGTCCGgggggaggggattgggggggttctgaggggggaaggggagggtttGGGGGAGCTTttagggggtcctggggggagggggtttggggggctcctgaagggtctgggggggctctaaggcagcctggggagggctTGGGGGGCtctgaggggtttggggggtggaGGTTAGGGGGGTTctgaggggtctgggggggttaGCGGGGTTTTAGAGGGTCCtgagggggcttgggggggttACAAGTGGGTCCGGGGGGGGGTTAAAGGGATTTAGGGGGGTctggtggggggtgggaagggatgggggtgTTTCTAAGGGCGTCTGGGGGGCTCTGAGAGCTCttagggggtcctgggggggctctgagggtttggggggggcactAAGAGGGTCCCTGAGGGCTGTGGGACAGtttgggggggtcggggggtcccccaatccccccccccccacccggggAAGGGCCCCGCTCACCGTCTGCTCCACCACGATGGGGatgagggggggcgggggggggggcgcgggccgGCACCGTCCGGTGGAAGCTGCGGCGGGCGGCCGCCCCCCAGGCCAGGCGCAGGGCGTGCttcaggggggcgggggggtcacggcggggccgggaccgccgggacccccccggcaccgggaaaaccaccccgggaccccccaaccAGGACCCCCAGAACCTCCCCCTCCCCTAACCGGGACCTCTCCAGTCGGGAACCCCCCGTAACCGGCTTCCCCCCACAGCCAGGACCCCCAGAATGGGCGCCCCCCTCCTGTAACCGGGACCCCGAGACCCTCCGGTAACGGCGACACCCGCGGAACGGCGACCCCCGGCCGGGTCCCCACCTCGCAAGGGCCCCCACGacacccctgctcccccccctcctcccgctcccgccgGACCCCCCCGGTTCCCGGTCCCTCACCCCCGGCCCCATAGCGCCCCGGAAGCGCTCAGAGCTCCATGTGACCTCCGtgacacacccccccacccccgtgccggccacgccccctcccttAGGCCACGCCCATCCGTAGGCCGGCCCTCCGTCACGTGACGCACAGGACTGCGTTTCCCGTCgtgccccgcggcccggccgccgccatgaCACTTCCGGGGCCCGATGGAGCCGCTGCAGCCCCTATAGAGCCATTATAGAGCCGTTATACACCACATAGAGCCATTATAGAGCTGACAGAGACCATATAGAGCCGTTATAGGCCACGTAGAGCCATTCTAGAGGCGTTATAGACCATATAGAACTGCCATAGATCGCATACAGCCATTGATACATCATATAGAGCTGTTATAGAACCATTATAGACCATATGGAGCTGCTATACACCCATTATAGAACACATAGAGCCATTATACCATATAAAGCCATTTTGGAGCTGTTAGAGACCATATAGAGCCATTATAGAACATAGAAAGCCATTTTGGAGCAGTATGAGACCATATAGAGACATTATAGACCATATAGAGCCACCTTAGAGCAGTTAGAGACCACACAGAGCCATTATAGACCACATAGAGCCATTATAAACCATATAGAACCACTATAGTgccattatagagctgttacagaccATACAGAGACATTACCGAGCTGTTATAGACCCCACGCAGCCACTATAGAGCGGTTATAGACCATATAGAGCCATAACAGAGCCATTATAGACCCTACAGGGCCATCATAAAGCTGTTACAGCCCATCTGGAGCTGTTATAGACCACACAGAGCCACTATAGAGCCCTTACAGGCCATATAGAGCCCCTGTGGGCCCTTAAGGACCATagagagctgttacagagcctatagagcCGTTATACAGCCTCGAGATACATTATAgacacattatagagctgttataCAGCCCACAGACAGGGTAtgggcacattatagagctgttacagagcctatagacagggtataggcacattatagagctgttacagaacctatagacagggtataggcacactatagagctgttacagagcccaCAGACAGTGTAtgggcacattatagagctgttacagaaccTATAGACAGagtataggcacattatagagctgttacagaaccTATAGACgggttataggcacattatagagctgttacagaggcTATAGACAGGGTAtgggcacattatagagctgttacagaaccTATAGACgggttataggcacattatagagctgttacagagcctatagacagagtataggcacattatagagctgttacagaaccTATAGACgggttataggcacattatagagctgttacagagcctatagacgggttataggcacattatagagctgttacagaaccTATAGACAGGGTATGGGCAcactatagagctgttacagagcctatagacagggtataggcacactatagagctgttacagagcctatagacagggtataggcacattatagagctgttataGAGCCTATAGACgggttataggcacattatagagctgttacagagcctatagacagagtataggcacattatagagctgttacagaaccTATAGACgggttataggcacattatagagctgttacagagcctatagacagagtataggcacattatagagctgttacagagcctatagacgggttataggcacattatagagctgttacagaacctatagacagggtataggcacactatagagctgttacagagcctatagacagcGTATGGGAAcactatagagctgttacagagcctatagacagggtataggcacactatagagctgttacagagcctatagacagggtataggcacattatagagctgttataGAGCCTATAGATgggttataggcacattatagagctgttacagagcctatagacagggTATGGGCAcactatagagctgttacagagcctatagacagggtataggcacattatagagctgttataGAGCCTATAGACgggttataggcacattatagagctgttacagagcctatagacagagtataggcacattatagagctgttacagaaccTATAGACgggttataggcacattatagagctgttacagagcctatagacagagtataggcacattatagagctgttacagagcctatagacgggttataggcacattatagagctgttacagaacctatagacagggtataggcacactatagagctgttacagagcctatagacagcGTATGGGAAcactatagagctgttacagagcctatagacagggtataggcacactatagagctgttacagagcctatagacagggtataggcacattatagagctgttataGAGCCTATAGATgggttataggcacattatagagctgttacagagcctatagacagggTATGGGCAcactatagagctgttacagagcctatagacagggtataggcacattatagagctgttataGAGCCTATAGACgggttataggcacattatagagctgttacagagcctatagacagagtataggcacattatagagctgttacagaaccTATAGACgggttataggcacattatagagctgttacagagcctatagacagagtataggcacattatagagctgttacagagcctatagacgggttataggcacattatagagctgttacagaacctatagacagggtataggcacactatagagctgttacagagcctatagacagcGTATGGGAAcactatagagctgttacagagcctatagacagggtataggcacactatagagctgttacagagcctatagacagggtataggcacattatagagctgttataGAGCCTATAGATgggttataggcacattatagagctgttacagagcctatagacagggTATGGGCAcactatagagctgttacagagcctatagacagggtataggcacattatagagctgttataGAGCCTATAGACgggttataggcacattatagagctgttacagagcctatagacagagtataggcacattatagagctgttacagaaccTATAGACgggttataggcacattatagagctgttacagagcctatagacagagtataggcacattatagagctgttacagagcctatagacgggttataggcacattatagagctgttacagaacctatagacagggtataggcacactatagagctgttacagagcctatagacagcGTATGGGAAcactatagagctgttacagagcctatagacagggtataggcacactatagagctgttacagagcctatagacagggtataggcacattatagagctgttacagagcctatagacgggttataggcacattatagagctgttacagagcctatagacagggtatgggcacattatagagctgttacagagcctatacatgggttataggcacattatagagccaACAGGGACTTTATACACACGTTATGGGTCCTACAGACGcgtggcagagaaggacctgggggttcccGTTGACGAGCGGCCGAAcacgagccagcagcgtgcccaggtggccaagaaagccaacggcatcctggctcGTATCAGAACtagcgtgaccagcaggaggagggaggtgatcgtcccc
It contains:
- the LOC134509795 gene encoding 7SK snRNA methylphosphate capping enzyme-like, producing the protein MAAARAEAERLREQNRRLRELLGARGAQGSRRSSSQHRPLAQPHGEPRAGTAPRRPRRPGSREPLGGRSPPGPPRPHGGTPTWSRSCSGCGRRRRPGGR
- the CLPP gene encoding LOW QUALITY PROTEIN: ATP-dependent Clp protease proteolytic subunit, mitochondrial (The sequence of the model RefSeq protein was modified relative to this genomic sequence to represent the inferred CDS: deleted 1 base in 1 codon); its protein translation is MAPSVFPHRGQLLLPASAAGGAPPHLAPPPGSHWLPSAAADRRLAEARVARRGPRPTLSHWPTGASSAGGARVRCAGGAAGDAGKRSRGATSRPRDVTPGRFSSGFPQNARAGGVTGDVSDRRGCSGSIGPRKCHGGGRAAGHDGKRSPVRHVTEGRPTDGRGLREGAWPARGWGGVSRRSHGALSASGALWGRGTPCAWPGGRPPAAASTGRCRPAPPPPPPLIPIVVEQTGRGERAYDIYSRLLRERIICVMGPIDDSLASLVIAQLLFLQSESNKKPIHMYINSPGGAVTSGLAIYDTMQYVLNPVCTWCVGQAASMGSLLLAGGAPGQRHALPNARIMVHQPSGGARGQATDIAIQAEEILQLKRQINGLYAKHTGQPLAVIEAAMERDRYLSPVEAQEFGLLDRVLVHPPPRGEDEPRLVQKEPPPPPDTPPGGA